A single region of the Pyricularia oryzae 70-15 chromosome 4, whole genome shotgun sequence genome encodes:
- a CDS encoding nitrilase 2 → MSTRSEIKTLRLGTASPSPAATTAETLSVVDQVAARAADQNIDLLLLPEAFLGGYPRGTSFGSVIGSRSDEGREEFRQYFRGAVDLGDVVGEGGAGAGGKWVRRELDGEGEAKTRGDGTREKLEEIARRTGVFVVVGLIERAGGSLYCAVVYVCPSLGMIGKRRKVMPTGSERLVWAQGSPATLRAVTTTIRGVRLNLAAAICWESYMPMLRQSLYQQNINLYLAPTADGRDTWLSLMRTIGCEGRCFVVSSNMCVPPKGSNTTGGEASTTEPFVSRGGSCITGPMGAVLAGPQWENNQDIIYADVDFEDCIRGRLDLDAAGSYSRNDSFKFSVEGLDMSPLPY, encoded by the exons ATGTCAACTAGATCAGAAATCAAGACGCTGCGCCTCGGGACTGCGTCGCCCTCGCCGGCGGCAACAACAGCCGAGACGCTCTCGGTGGTCGACCAAGTGGCGGCCCGTGCCGCTGACCAAAACATTGATCTCCTGCTCCTTCCAGAGGCGTTCCTCGGCGGCTACCCGCGTGGCACGTCATTCGGAAGCGTTATTGGGAGTCGCTCGGACGAGGGTCGCGAGGAGTTTCGCCAGTACTTTCGCGGCGCTGTCGATCTCGGCGACGTCGTCGGCGAGggcggtgccggtgccggagGAAAGTGGGTGAGACGGGAGCTCGATGGGGAGGGCGAGGCCAAGACCCGTGGAGACGGTACGAGGGAGAAGCTTGAAGAGATCGCTCGGAGGACCGGCGTCTTTGTTGTCGTCGGGCTCATTGAGAGAGCCGGAGGCAGCCTCTACtgcgccgtcgtctatgTCTGCCCCAGCTTGGGTATGATTGGAAAGAGGAGGAAGGTCATGCCG ACTGGCAGCGAACGCCTCGTATGGGCACAGGGGTCTCCAGCTACCCTCCGAGCAGTCACAACCACAATCCGTGGCGTCCGTCTCAACCTGGCGGCGGCCATCTGCTGGGAGAGCTACATGCCCATGCTCAGGCAATCCCTCTACCAGCAAAACATCAACCTCTACCTCGCCCCGACGGCCGACGGCCGCGACACCTGGCTGTCCCTGATGCGCACAATCGGTTGCGAAGGGCGGTGCTTCGTCGTGAGCTCCAACATGTGCGTGCCGCCCAAGGGGAGTAATACAACTGGAGGTGAGGCCTCAACCACGGAGCCATTTGTCTCGCGCGGCGGGTCGTGCATCACGGGGCCCATGGGCGCCGTCCTCGCTGGGCCGCAGTGGGAGAACAACCAGGATATCATTTACGCTGATGTCGACTTTGAGGACTGCATCAGGGGGAGGCTGGACCTAGATGCTGCGGGAAGCTACTCAAGGAACGACTCGTTCAAGTTTTCTGTCGAGGGGCTGGATATGAGCCCGTTGCCTTATTGA
- a CDS encoding lipoate-protein ligase A produces the protein MATAATRIRTLGPGSSLAKEAMRALRGENLTRHAMDERNKLQIYLSTEKDPYLNLAAEQHLLEVSHPSSTVLFMYINRPSVIIGRSQNPWLEVNLGRLGSGLPRLSAKQDEEEAQQHVPVSLVRRRSGGGTVFHDHGNVNWSVIFPTAEFDRDRHAEMVVRALRDRIGVPTVRVNDRHDIVMDVPRKPFSEENKTFKVSGSAYRVTRVRSLHHGTCLVHSPYVDQIGPLLRPPMAGSYLKTRGAGSVRSPVRNVSGGTQFDEVAFGTPFFQAMVIDEFKETYSHLSGPGNELVYSIGPSVMTIPDVEKGYKELTSAAWVYNQTPQFTFSTHPTEMDPRKRPPPPSGVLPTFQANMTIRYGKITECSFKGLVYDREDTAVNEGLRGRELHSITDWRQTLAELSPAQVPNNATGDWLNKVFGNTPEEKTSS, from the exons ATGGCTACCGCCGCGACTAGGATCAGGACCCTGGGCCCGGGGAGCTCGCTGGCGAAGGAAGCCATGCGAGCGCTGCGTGGCGAGAACCTGACCAGGCACGCCATGGACGAACGAAACAAGCTGCAGATTTACCTGTCGACGGAGAAGGACCCCTACCTGAACCTCGCCGCAGAGCAGCACCTTCTCGAGGTCTCCCACCCGTCCTCGACCGTGTTGTTCATGTACATCAACCGCCCCAGCGTCATCATAGGCCGCAGCCAAAACCCCTGGCTCGAGGTCAACCTGGGACGTCTGGGCTCTGGCCTGCCTCGACTCAGCGCGAagcaggacgaggaggaagcGCAGCAGCATGTGCCCGTCAGCCTGGTACGACGCCgctccggcggcggcaccgtGTTCCATGACCACGGCAACGTGAACTGGAGTGTCATCTTCCCGACGGCCGAGTTCGACCGAGACCGGCATGCCGAGATGGTGGTGCGCGCGCTGCGCGACCgcatcggcgtgcccacggTCCGGGTCAACGACCGCCACGACATCGTCATGGACGTGCCGCGGAAGCCCTTCAGCGAGGAGAACAAGACCTTCAAGGTCTCGGGGTCCGCCTACCGCGTCACCCGCGTGCGCTCGCTGCACCACGGCACCTGCCTCGTCCACTCGCCCTATGTCGACCAGATCGGCCCCCTGCTCCGTCCTCCCATGGCGGGCTCGTATCTCAAGACCCGCGGCGCCGGCAGCGTGCGCTCGCCCGTTCGTAACGTCAGCGGTGGCACGCAATTCGACGAGGTCGCGTTCGGCACGCCCTTTTTCCAGGCCATGGTCATCGACGAGTTCAAAGAGACGTACAGCCATCTGTCTGGCCCCGGCAATGAGCTTGTGTACAGCATTGGTCCTTCCGTCATGACCATCCCAGATGTTGAAAAGGGGTACAAAGAGCTTACG TCGGCGGCGTGGGTCTACAACCAAACTCCGCAGTTCACATTCTCGACACACCCTACTGAAATGGATCCGAGGAAAAgaccgccaccgccatcaGGCGTGTTACCAACT TTTCAGGCAAACATGACGATACGTTACGGCAAGATAACAGAGTGTAGTTTCAAAGGGCTCGTCTATGACCGTGAAGACACCGCGGTCAATGAAGGGCTTCGTGGAAGAGAATTACACAGCATCACAGATTGGAGACAGACATTAGCTGAACTGTCGCCGGCTCAAGTGCCTAATAACGCTACAGGCGATTGGCTGAACAAAGTTTTTGGTAATACGCCAGAAGAGAAGACGAGTAGTTAA
- a CDS encoding chorismate synthase, variant, producing the protein MSTFGTTFRVTTYGESHCRSVGCIVDGCPPGMQLTEADIQPHMNRRRPGQSDITTPRNEEDKVEIQSGTEFGITLGTPIGMRVMNKDQRPKDYGNSTMDRFPRPSHADWTYLEKYGVKASSGGGRSSARETIGRVAAGAIAEKYLKLAYGVEIVAFVSSVGNQFLFPPTAEHPTPCTNPEFLSLLQTIDRKQVDSHLPVRCPDAEASAKMRDYIAGFKDRNDSIGGTVHCVIRNAPSGLGEPCFDKLEAKLGHAMLSIPATKGFEIGSGFAGCQLPGSIHNDPFIKAEEAATSAQNGAQHFGQSRPKLTTKTNFSGGIQGGISNGAPIYFSVAFKPPATIGQEQKTATYDGDSEGVLAAKGRHDPCVVPRAVPIVEAMAALVLMDAVLTQQARHTAKSLLPPLSQTLPSQPPSGNGVSENAAGN; encoded by the coding sequence ATGTCTACCTTTGGTACAACCTTCCGCGTAACCACCTATGGCGAGTCACACTGCCGCTCGGTGGGATGCATTGTCGATGGATGCCCGCCAGGCATGCAATTGACCGAGGCCGACATCCAGCCACACATGAACAGGAGGCGACCTGGACAGTCCGATATCACAACGCCCCGCAATGAGGAGGACAAGGTCGAGATCCAGTCGGGCACCGAGTTCGGCATCACGTTGGGCACCCCGATTGGCATGCGCGTCATGAACAAGGACCAGAGGCCAAAGGACTACGGCAACTCCACTATGGACAGGTTCCCCCGACCCAGCCACGCTGATTGGACATACCTCGAGAAGTACGGCGTCAAGGCGAGcagtggcggcggcaggaGCAGCGCCCGTGAGACCATTGGCCGAGTCGCAGCCGGTGCCATCGCCGAGAAGTACCTGAAGCTGGCCTATGGTGTCGAGATTGTTGCCTTCGTCAGCTCTGTTGGCAACCAATTCCTCTTTCCGCCAACCGCCGAGCACCCCACCCCATGCACGAACCCCGAGTTCTTGAGCCTCCTGCAGACGATCGATAGGAAGCAAGTGGACTCGCACCTTCCTGTGCGCTGCCCTGATGCGGAAGCATCAGCAAAGATGAGAGATTACATTGCGGGCTTCAAGGACCGCAACGACAGCATCGGAGGTACTGTTCACTGTGTCATCCGCAATGCGCCATCAGGCCTGGGCGAGCCTTGCTTCGACAAGTTGGAGGCCAAGCTGGGGCATGCTATGCTGAGCATTCCTGCCACAAAGGGTTTCGAGATTGGTTCTGGCTTTGCTGGCTGCCAACTCCCAGGCTCAATACACAATGACCCGTTCATCAAGGCTGAAGAGGCGGCGACCTCGGCGCAGAATGGGGCGCAGCACTTTGGCCAGAGCCGGCCTAAGCTGACTACTAAGACCAACTTTTCCGGCGGTATCCAAGGTGGAATCAGCAATGGCGCGCCTATCTACTTCAGTGTGGCTTTCAAGCCTCCGGCAACAATTGGTCAGGAACAAAAGACTGCCACCTACGATGGTGACTCTGAGGGAGTTTTGGCTGCCAAGGGAAGGCATGATCCCTGCGTTGTGCCTCGCGCTGTGCCCATCGTTGAAGCCATGGCCGCACTTGTTCTCATGGATGCCGTCCTTACGCAGCAGGCCAGGCATACTGCCAAGAGCTTGCTGCCGCCACTCAGCCAGACCTTGCCATCACAGCCGCCTTCTGGCAATGGTGTATCAGAAAATGCCGCGGGCAATTAA